A stretch of Microbulbifer sp. SAOS-129_SWC DNA encodes these proteins:
- a CDS encoding phosphomannomutase → MTELTCFKAYDLRGRVPDELNVDVAYRVGRAFAQFLGAKRVVVGHDIRLTSGELTDALANGLRDAGADVFHIGECGTEEIYFATFHGLFDGEKADGGICVTASHNPMDYNGMKFVREGSRPISGDTGLLDIKRLAEENDFAPVETRGELHRYAHREDFVQHLLGYVDAAQLKPLKLVVNAGNGGAGAVVDALAPQLPFEFVRVHHEPDGNFPNGIPNPILPENRASTAQAVKDSGADFGIAWDGDFDRCFFFDEHGNFIEGYYVVGLLAEAFLRKHPGSKVVHDPRLVWNTQDIVRANHGEPIESKTGHAFIKERMRKEDAIYGGEMSAHHYFRDFAYCDSGMIPWLLVAELVSRSGKTLSQLVGERMAAFPCSGEINSKVADAAALLKQAEEKYAPDADNVEHVDGLSVAFADWRFNLRMSNTEPVVRLNVESRGDEALMQAKTKELLEMIRG, encoded by the coding sequence GTGACTGAGCTGACCTGTTTCAAGGCCTACGACCTGCGTGGCCGCGTTCCCGACGAATTGAACGTCGATGTCGCCTACCGCGTGGGCCGCGCCTTTGCCCAGTTCCTGGGCGCCAAGCGCGTGGTGGTGGGGCACGATATCCGCCTGACCAGCGGCGAGCTGACCGACGCACTCGCCAACGGTCTGCGCGACGCCGGTGCCGATGTATTCCATATTGGAGAGTGCGGCACCGAGGAAATCTACTTCGCCACTTTCCACGGTCTGTTTGATGGGGAAAAGGCTGACGGCGGCATCTGCGTGACCGCCAGTCACAACCCGATGGACTACAACGGCATGAAGTTCGTGCGCGAGGGCTCGCGCCCGATCAGCGGCGACACCGGCCTGCTGGATATCAAGCGCCTGGCGGAAGAAAATGACTTCGCGCCGGTGGAGACCCGTGGCGAGCTACACCGTTACGCCCACCGCGAAGACTTCGTGCAGCACCTGCTGGGCTACGTGGACGCGGCACAGCTGAAGCCGCTCAAATTAGTCGTCAACGCCGGCAACGGCGGCGCCGGTGCGGTAGTCGACGCGCTGGCCCCACAATTGCCGTTCGAATTTGTACGCGTGCACCACGAGCCGGATGGCAACTTCCCCAACGGTATTCCCAACCCGATCCTGCCGGAAAACCGCGCCTCCACCGCCCAGGCGGTCAAAGACAGCGGCGCCGATTTCGGCATCGCCTGGGACGGCGACTTCGACCGCTGCTTCTTTTTCGACGAGCACGGCAACTTTATTGAAGGCTACTACGTGGTCGGCCTGCTGGCCGAGGCCTTCCTGCGCAAGCACCCGGGCAGCAAGGTAGTACACGACCCGCGCCTGGTGTGGAACACCCAGGACATCGTGCGCGCCAATCACGGCGAACCGATCGAGAGCAAGACCGGGCACGCCTTCATCAAAGAGCGCATGCGCAAGGAAGACGCCATCTACGGTGGCGAAATGAGCGCCCACCACTACTTCCGCGATTTCGCCTACTGCGACAGCGGCATGATCCCGTGGCTGCTGGTAGCAGAGCTGGTCAGCCGCAGCGGCAAGACCCTGTCGCAGCTGGTGGGCGAGCGCATGGCCGCTTTCCCCTGCTCCGGGGAGATCAATTCCAAAGTAGCGGACGCCGCGGCACTGCTGAAGCAGGCGGAAGAAAAGTACGCCCCGGACGCCGACAACGTCGAACACGTCGACGGCCTCAGCGTCGCCTTCGCCGACTGGCGCTTCAACCTGCGCATGTCCAACACCGAGCCGGTGGTGCGCCTGAATGTCGAGTCCCGTGGGGATGAGGCGCTGATGCAGGCCAAGACCAAAGAGCTGCTGGAAATGATTCGCGGCTGA
- the cgtA gene encoding Obg family GTPase CgtA, producing the protein MKFVDEAPIYVQAGKGGNGCLSFRREKFVERGGPDGGDGGDGGSVYLEADESLNTLVDYRYQPRYAAESGQQGRGRNCTGAKGADLVLKVPVGTTVIDVDTGETLGDMTEAGERLMVAQGGWHGLGNTRFKSSTNRAPRQTTNGTEGDARNLKLELKVLADVGMLGLPNAGKSTFIRAVSAAKPKVANYPFTTLVPNLGVVQVQRHRSFVIADIPGLIEGAAEGAGLGIRFLKHLTRCRVLLHLVDLAPFDGTDPVDNARAIERELAAFSPTLAGRERWLVLNKTDLVPAGELDARCDAIVEALGWDGPVFRVAAIRGEGTEQLSGRLMDYLEQRREDEAADAELAEAELESQRQMQREARSRIDELREAQRAKRRGASADDEDEDWDDDDHDVDIEYRP; encoded by the coding sequence ATGAAATTTGTCGATGAGGCCCCCATCTACGTGCAGGCCGGCAAGGGCGGCAACGGCTGCCTGAGCTTTCGCCGGGAAAAATTTGTCGAGAGGGGCGGCCCGGACGGCGGTGACGGCGGCGACGGCGGTTCCGTGTACCTGGAGGCGGACGAGTCCCTGAACACCCTGGTGGACTACCGCTACCAGCCCCGCTATGCCGCCGAGAGCGGTCAGCAGGGGCGCGGTCGCAACTGCACCGGTGCCAAGGGGGCCGATCTGGTGCTGAAGGTGCCGGTGGGCACCACCGTGATCGACGTCGACACCGGTGAGACCCTCGGCGATATGACCGAGGCCGGCGAGCGCCTGATGGTCGCCCAGGGCGGCTGGCACGGCCTCGGCAATACCCGCTTCAAGTCCAGCACCAACCGCGCCCCGCGCCAGACCACCAATGGCACCGAGGGCGATGCGCGCAACCTCAAGCTGGAGCTGAAGGTGCTGGCGGACGTCGGCATGCTGGGCCTGCCGAACGCCGGCAAATCCACCTTTATCCGCGCCGTCTCCGCGGCCAAGCCGAAAGTGGCGAATTATCCGTTTACCACCCTGGTGCCGAATCTGGGGGTGGTACAGGTGCAGCGGCACCGCAGTTTCGTCATCGCCGATATTCCCGGCCTGATCGAGGGCGCCGCCGAGGGCGCCGGCCTGGGAATCCGCTTCCTCAAGCACCTGACCCGCTGCCGCGTGCTGCTGCATCTGGTGGACCTGGCGCCGTTCGACGGCACCGATCCGGTCGACAACGCGCGCGCGATCGAGCGCGAGCTGGCGGCATTCAGTCCCACTCTGGCCGGGCGCGAGCGCTGGCTGGTGCTGAACAAGACCGACCTGGTGCCGGCGGGTGAACTGGACGCGCGCTGCGACGCCATCGTCGAGGCGCTGGGCTGGGACGGGCCGGTGTTCCGGGTCGCCGCCATCCGTGGTGAGGGCACCGAGCAGTTGTCCGGTCGCCTGATGGACTACCTCGAGCAGCGTCGCGAGGACGAGGCGGCGGATGCGGAGCTGGCAGAGGCGGAACTCGAGTCCCAGCGGCAGATGCAGCGCGAGGCCCGCAGCCGTATCGACGAGCTGCGCGAAGCCCAGCGCGCCAAGCGCCGCGGCGCCAGCGCGGACGATGAGGACGAAGATTGGGACGACGACGATCACGACGTCGATATAGAATACCGGCCCTAA
- the rpsT gene encoding 30S ribosomal protein S20, which produces MANSPQAKKRARQNDKRRNHNASLRSMVRTYIKKVVAAIDAGDAEKAKTAYAEAVPVIDRMADKGIIHKNKAARHKSRLNAQIKALAA; this is translated from the coding sequence GTGGCCAACTCACCTCAAGCGAAGAAGCGCGCGCGCCAGAACGACAAGCGCCGCAACCACAACGCCAGCCTGCGCTCCATGGTGCGCACCTACATCAAAAAGGTAGTTGCGGCCATCGATGCAGGTGACGCGGAAAAAGCCAAGACTGCCTACGCGGAAGCGGTACCGGTCATCGACCGCATGGCGGACAAAGGCATTATTCACAAGAATAAAGCCGCCCGTCATAAGAGCCGCCTGAACGCGCAGATCAAAGCTCTGGCAGCCTAA
- the galU gene encoding UTP--glucose-1-phosphate uridylyltransferase GalU, with product MLRKCLFPVAGYGTRFLPATKAMPKEMLPLVNKPLVQYGVEEAIEAGLTEIGFVTGRGKRAIEDHFDTNFELEHQISGTGKEKYLDSVRRVIDRASFSYTRQGEMRGLGDAILQGQRLVGDEPFAVVLADDLCLNEDIGVLGQMVQLYKQFRCSIVAVEEVPEDKIHKFGVIAGNEIKPGLHQVTDMVEKPAAEDAPSNLAIIGRYILTPDIFDLIRETPPGKNGEVQITDALLAQAQRGCVLAYNFKGRRFDCGSVDGFIQATNFVYENVYLPEQAELENA from the coding sequence ATGCTTAGAAAATGTCTTTTCCCGGTAGCCGGCTATGGAACCCGCTTCCTGCCCGCGACCAAGGCCATGCCCAAGGAAATGCTGCCGCTGGTGAACAAACCGCTGGTGCAATACGGGGTCGAGGAAGCCATTGAGGCCGGGCTGACCGAGATCGGCTTCGTGACCGGCCGCGGCAAGCGCGCGATCGAGGATCACTTCGACACCAACTTCGAGCTGGAACACCAGATTTCCGGTACCGGCAAGGAAAAATATCTCGACAGCGTGCGCCGCGTTATCGACCGCGCGAGCTTCTCCTACACCCGCCAGGGCGAGATGCGCGGTCTCGGCGACGCCATCCTGCAGGGACAGCGCCTGGTGGGCGACGAGCCGTTTGCCGTGGTGCTCGCGGATGACCTGTGCCTGAACGAGGACATCGGCGTGCTGGGCCAGATGGTGCAGCTGTACAAGCAGTTCCGCTGCAGCATTGTCGCGGTAGAGGAAGTGCCGGAAGACAAAATCCACAAGTTCGGTGTCATCGCCGGCAACGAGATCAAGCCGGGCCTGCACCAGGTCACCGATATGGTGGAGAAACCGGCCGCCGAGGACGCACCCAGCAACCTCGCTATCATCGGCCGCTATATTCTCACCCCGGATATCTTCGACCTGATCCGCGAAACCCCGCCGGGCAAGAACGGCGAGGTACAGATCACTGACGCCCTGCTGGCCCAGGCCCAACGCGGCTGCGTGCTCGCCTATAACTTCAAGGGACGCCGCTTCGACTGCGGTTCCGTAGACGGCTTTATCCAGGCCACCAACTTCGTCTACGAGAATGTCTACCTGCCCGAGCAAGCTGAACTGGAGAACGCCTGA
- the proB gene encoding glutamate 5-kinase, with protein MQARQQLAASRRWVIKIGSALLTDNGRGVNRAAIFNWVEQIAALRSRGIEVLLVSSGAVAAGMDRLGWRRRPESVHQLQAAAAVGQSHLVQVYEHAFGQFDCRTAQILLDHDDLSNRTRYLNARSTLRTLLSLGAMPIINENDTVVTDEIRFGDNDSLAALVANLVEADALLILTDADGLFTQDPRDNPDAELISEGAATDPALLAMAGGSRSGLGRGGMSTKVRAAQLAARSGASTVIAGGAQREVIERVCRGEPLGTLLLPDADPLTARKRWLAGQLQVRGALVLDAGAEAALRSAGKSLLAVGVTAVEGRFRRGELVSCRNAAGDEIARGLVNYDSTEAARILGRPSEKFVELLGYRDDDELIHRDNLILL; from the coding sequence GTGCAAGCTCGGCAACAGTTGGCCGCCAGCCGGCGCTGGGTAATCAAGATCGGCAGCGCCCTGCTGACCGACAATGGTCGCGGCGTCAATCGCGCCGCCATCTTCAATTGGGTGGAACAGATTGCCGCCCTGCGCAGCCGCGGTATCGAGGTACTGCTGGTCTCGTCCGGGGCCGTTGCCGCCGGTATGGACCGGCTCGGCTGGCGCCGCCGGCCGGAATCCGTGCACCAGTTGCAGGCCGCCGCTGCCGTGGGGCAGAGCCACCTGGTACAGGTGTACGAGCACGCCTTCGGCCAGTTCGACTGCCGCACCGCGCAGATCCTGCTCGACCACGACGACCTGTCTAATCGCACCCGCTACCTGAATGCGCGCAGCACCCTGCGCACGCTGCTGTCTCTCGGCGCCATGCCGATCATCAACGAGAACGACACCGTCGTCACCGACGAGATCCGCTTCGGTGACAACGACAGCCTGGCGGCGCTGGTGGCGAACCTGGTGGAGGCGGACGCGCTGCTGATTCTGACCGATGCCGACGGCCTGTTTACCCAGGATCCGCGCGACAACCCCGATGCCGAACTGATCTCCGAGGGCGCCGCCACCGATCCGGCGCTGCTGGCCATGGCCGGCGGCTCGCGCAGCGGGCTCGGCCGCGGCGGCATGAGCACCAAGGTGCGCGCCGCGCAACTGGCCGCGCGCTCCGGTGCCAGCACGGTGATTGCCGGCGGTGCGCAGCGCGAGGTGATCGAGCGCGTCTGCCGCGGCGAACCGCTGGGCACGCTGCTGCTGCCGGACGCGGACCCGCTCACCGCGCGCAAGCGCTGGCTGGCCGGACAGCTACAGGTGCGTGGCGCGCTGGTATTGGATGCGGGTGCCGAGGCGGCCCTGCGCAGCGCTGGCAAGAGCCTGCTGGCGGTGGGGGTCACGGCGGTGGAGGGACGTTTCCGCCGCGGTGAGCTGGTGTCGTGTCGCAACGCCGCCGGCGATGAAATAGCGCGCGGCCTGGTCAACTACGACAGCACCGAGGCGGCGCGGATTCTCGGCCGGCCCTCGGAAAAATTTGTTGAGCTGCTGGGCTACCGCGATGACGACGAGCTGATCCACCGCGACAACCTGATCCTGCTGTAG
- a CDS encoding LysE family translocator → MIAVGDWLVFVGAALLMVLTPGPNMIYLVSRSICQGRAGGFISLLGVVAGFLVHMFAAAAGLAALLLAIPLAYELLKYAGAAYLLWLAWQALRPGARSPFDPQPLSPDSPLRLFFMGFLTNLLNPKIAVFYLSILPQFIDTARGSVFAQGLLLGATQIAVSFVVNLLIVLFAAGISRWFARRPLWLGVQRYVMGFVLAGLAVRLAAEQRRT, encoded by the coding sequence ATGATTGCGGTTGGCGATTGGCTGGTGTTCGTCGGCGCGGCGCTGCTGATGGTGCTGACGCCGGGTCCGAACATGATTTACCTGGTGTCCCGATCCATCTGTCAGGGCAGGGCCGGTGGGTTCATCTCGTTGCTTGGGGTGGTGGCGGGATTCCTGGTGCATATGTTCGCCGCCGCCGCGGGCCTGGCGGCGCTGCTGCTCGCGATACCGCTGGCCTACGAGCTGCTGAAATACGCGGGGGCTGCCTACCTGCTGTGGCTTGCCTGGCAGGCGCTGCGCCCCGGTGCCCGCTCCCCGTTCGATCCGCAGCCGCTGTCGCCGGATTCGCCGCTGCGACTCTTTTTCATGGGGTTTCTGACCAATCTGCTCAACCCGAAGATTGCGGTGTTTTACCTGTCGATACTCCCGCAGTTTATCGATACTGCGCGGGGTTCAGTGTTTGCGCAGGGCCTGCTGCTCGGCGCGACCCAGATCGCGGTCAGCTTTGTGGTCAATCTGCTGATCGTGCTGTTCGCCGCGGGTATCTCGCGCTGGTTTGCGCGCAGGCCCTTGTGGCTGGGGGTGCAGCGCTATGTGATGGGGTTTGTGTTGGCGGGGCTGGCCGTGCGGCTGGCTGCGGAGCAGAGGCGCACCTGA
- the fabB gene encoding beta-ketoacyl-ACP synthase I, producing MRRVVVTGMGIVSCIGTNTKAVTESLKAGRSGIRFQEEYKELGLRSQVACPVEIDFKEHIDRKHLRFMGDSAAYAYISMKEAIAMSGLEESDISNPRTGIVMGSGGTSTREIIEAAQTLKEKGVRRVGAFRVPQVMGSTVSACLATPFKIKGINYSISSACATSAHCIGNGAEQILMGKQDIVFAGGGEELAWSLTHLFDAMGALSSKYNDTPERASRPYDADRDGFVIAGGGGCLVLEEYEHAKARGATIYAELTGYGATSDGYDMVAPSGEGAVRCMQQALAGMDGKGLEGGVDYINTHGTSTPVGDVAELKALREVFGDKVPAFASTKSLTGHSLGAAGVQEAIYSLLMMQNGFIAASANVENRDEAAEGMDLVTELREAEVKRAMSNSFGFGGTNACLVFDKI from the coding sequence ATGCGACGGGTAGTCGTTACCGGCATGGGCATTGTGTCCTGCATCGGCACCAACACCAAGGCGGTGACCGAATCCCTCAAGGCGGGCCGCAGCGGCATCCGCTTCCAGGAGGAGTACAAGGAGCTGGGCCTGCGCAGTCAGGTGGCCTGCCCCGTGGAGATCGATTTCAAGGAGCACATCGACCGCAAGCATCTGCGCTTTATGGGCGATTCTGCCGCCTACGCGTATATCTCGATGAAAGAAGCCATCGCCATGTCCGGTCTGGAGGAGAGTGATATCTCCAACCCGCGTACCGGCATCGTGATGGGCTCCGGCGGTACCTCCACCCGCGAGATCATCGAGGCCGCCCAGACCTTGAAAGAGAAGGGTGTGCGCCGCGTGGGCGCCTTCCGCGTGCCCCAGGTGATGGGCAGCACCGTATCCGCGTGTCTGGCAACCCCGTTCAAGATCAAGGGTATCAACTACAGCATCTCTTCTGCCTGCGCTACCAGTGCCCACTGTATCGGCAATGGCGCCGAGCAGATCCTGATGGGCAAGCAGGATATCGTGTTTGCCGGCGGTGGTGAGGAGCTGGCCTGGAGCCTGACTCACCTGTTCGATGCTATGGGCGCCCTGTCCTCCAAGTACAACGACACCCCGGAGCGCGCCTCGCGCCCCTATGACGCTGACCGCGACGGCTTCGTCATTGCCGGTGGCGGCGGCTGTCTGGTGCTGGAAGAGTACGAGCACGCGAAAGCCCGCGGTGCGACCATCTACGCCGAGCTGACCGGCTACGGCGCCACCTCCGACGGTTACGACATGGTGGCCCCGAGCGGCGAGGGCGCGGTGCGCTGCATGCAGCAGGCGCTGGCGGGCATGGATGGCAAGGGCCTCGAAGGCGGCGTGGATTACATCAACACCCACGGCACCTCCACCCCGGTGGGCGACGTGGCGGAGCTGAAAGCCCTGCGCGAAGTCTTCGGCGACAAGGTGCCGGCGTTTGCCTCCACCAAGTCCCTGACTGGCCACTCTCTCGGTGCCGCCGGCGTGCAGGAGGCGATCTACAGCCTGCTGATGATGCAGAACGGCTTTATCGCCGCCTCTGCCAACGTGGAAAACCGTGATGAAGCGGCGGAAGGCATGGACTTGGTGACCGAGCTGCGCGAGGCCGAGGTCAAGCGCGCCATGTCCAACAGCTTCGGCTTTGGCGGCACTAACGCGTGTCTGGTGTTCGATAAGATCTGA
- a CDS encoding polyprenyl synthetase family protein — protein MLPFHRVAADDFAAVNQRILDQLHSDVPLVENIGHYLVEAGGKRLRPLLVLLCARAAGYRDADHIDLAAIIEFIHTATLLHDDVVDTSDRRRGRLTANAKWGNAPAVLVGDFLYSRAFQMMVALQDMDIMAILSETTNTIAEGEVQQLVNAGDPQVSEDNYFTVIHKKTGALFEAACETAAVLAGCGDAERQHLKLYGRSLGLAFQLVDDALDYRGNAEELGKNVGDDLAEGKPTLPLIYTMANGTAEQAALVREAIEQRSADKLTEIVEAIEACGALDYTMERARAAVDDAKDQLAFLADSEQKTALQQLATFAVERTV, from the coding sequence ATGCTGCCTTTCCACCGGGTCGCCGCCGACGACTTTGCCGCCGTCAACCAGCGCATCCTCGACCAATTGCACTCGGATGTTCCGCTGGTCGAGAACATCGGCCACTATCTGGTCGAGGCCGGCGGCAAGCGCCTGCGCCCGCTGCTGGTACTGCTGTGCGCCCGCGCGGCGGGCTATCGCGACGCCGACCATATCGACCTGGCCGCAATCATCGAATTTATCCACACCGCTACGCTGCTCCACGACGATGTGGTGGACACCTCCGACCGCCGCCGCGGCCGCCTGACCGCCAACGCCAAGTGGGGCAACGCGCCGGCGGTGCTGGTGGGGGATTTCCTCTACTCGCGCGCTTTCCAGATGATGGTCGCGCTGCAGGACATGGACATCATGGCGATCCTGTCGGAGACCACCAACACCATCGCCGAGGGGGAAGTGCAGCAGCTGGTCAACGCCGGCGACCCACAGGTGAGCGAGGACAACTATTTCACCGTTATCCACAAGAAAACCGGGGCCCTGTTCGAGGCCGCCTGTGAGACCGCGGCGGTACTGGCGGGCTGCGGCGATGCCGAGCGCCAGCACCTCAAACTCTACGGCCGCAGCCTCGGCCTGGCCTTCCAGCTGGTGGACGACGCACTGGACTACCGCGGCAACGCCGAGGAGCTGGGCAAGAATGTCGGCGACGACCTCGCCGAGGGCAAACCAACCCTGCCGCTGATCTACACCATGGCCAACGGCACTGCCGAGCAGGCAGCGCTGGTGCGCGAGGCGATCGAACAGCGCAGTGCCGACAAGCTGACTGAAATCGTCGAGGCGATCGAGGCCTGCGGCGCGCTCGATTACACCATGGAGCGCGCACGGGCAGCGGTGGACGACGCCAAGGACCAGCTGGCATTCCTTGCCGATAGCGAGCAGAAGACGGCGCTGCAGCAGCTGGCGACCTTTGCGGTGGAGCGGACGGTGTAA
- the rplU gene encoding 50S ribosomal protein L21 — MYAVIESGGKQHRVEEGEVLRLEKLEVATGESIDFDKVLMVVDGDKINIGAPVVDGAKVTAEVVSHGRGEKVRIIKFRRRKHSMKRQGHRQWFTEVKITGIKA, encoded by the coding sequence ATGTACGCTGTTATCGAAAGCGGTGGCAAACAGCACCGCGTAGAAGAGGGCGAAGTTCTTCGCCTGGAAAAACTGGAAGTCGCTACTGGCGAATCCATCGATTTTGACAAGGTGCTGATGGTTGTCGACGGCGACAAGATCAACATCGGTGCCCCGGTCGTAGACGGCGCTAAAGTGACTGCCGAAGTGGTCAGCCATGGCCGCGGCGAGAAGGTGCGAATCATCAAGTTCCGCCGCCGCAAGCACTCCATGAAGCGCCAGGGCCACCGTCAGTGGTTCACCGAAGTTAAAATCACTGGCATCAAGGCATAA
- the rpmA gene encoding 50S ribosomal protein L27, with product MAHKKAGGSTRNGRDSESKRLGVKRFGGQAVLAGNIIVRQRGTKFHAGVNVGMGKDHTLFATADGVVKFEVKGPNNRKFVSIETA from the coding sequence ATGGCACACAAGAAAGCTGGCGGTAGTACGCGCAACGGGCGCGATTCCGAAAGTAAACGCCTGGGCGTGAAGCGCTTTGGCGGCCAGGCTGTTCTGGCAGGCAACATCATCGTGCGTCAGCGCGGCACCAAGTTCCACGCCGGCGTCAACGTTGGTATGGGCAAGGACCACACCCTGTTCGCAACCGCGGATGGCGTCGTGAAGTTCGAAGTGAAAGGCCCCAACAACCGCAAGTTTGTTTCTATCGAAACTGCGTAA
- the fabA gene encoding 3-hydroxyacyl-[acyl-carrier-protein] dehydratase FabA — translation MSNFVQKSSYDKEELLACSRGEMFGPGNAQLPAPNMLMLDRITHVSKDGGEFGKGELIAELDIHPDLWFFDCHFPGDPVMPGCLGLDAMWQLLGYFLAWKGNPGRGRALGCGEVKFTGQILPTAKKVTYHIQMSRLVERKLVMGIGNGTVAVDGREIYSAKDLRVGLFTRTDNF, via the coding sequence ATGAGTAACTTCGTTCAGAAAAGCAGCTACGACAAAGAGGAGCTCCTGGCCTGCTCCCGCGGTGAGATGTTCGGACCGGGCAATGCCCAACTGCCGGCGCCCAACATGTTGATGCTCGATCGCATCACCCATGTGTCCAAAGATGGTGGTGAGTTCGGCAAGGGTGAACTGATTGCTGAGCTGGATATCCACCCCGACCTGTGGTTCTTCGACTGCCATTTCCCCGGCGATCCGGTCATGCCCGGATGCCTGGGGCTCGACGCCATGTGGCAGCTGCTGGGCTATTTCCTGGCCTGGAAAGGTAACCCGGGCCGCGGTCGTGCACTGGGTTGTGGTGAAGTGAAATTTACCGGCCAGATACTGCCAACTGCAAAGAAGGTTACCTACCATATTCAGATGAGTCGCCTGGTCGAGCGCAAGCTGGTGATGGGCATCGGTAACGGCACAGTTGCCGTGGATGGCCGTGAAATTTACAGTGCCAAGGATCTGCGTGTGGGCCTGTTCACCCGTACGGATAATTTCTGA